One Notolabrus celidotus isolate fNotCel1 chromosome 18, fNotCel1.pri, whole genome shotgun sequence DNA window includes the following coding sequences:
- the LOC117830460 gene encoding nuclear apoptosis-inducing factor 1-like → MADKRTKKRNFSESEIETLVGEVESRKNVLFGSHGTGVTNKKKCSEWQQVAAAVNTVSGTERTVPELKKKWSDLKVEAKRRIATHRQSVTATGGGTGTPELTPLEDRMASILGVASVCGIVSEREGDTDMAQATDEPELEVPGGEAPGGEAAGVEARGARPVRTDHAGTSEPRAHGASGRVLTDAVLQSQRHN, encoded by the exons ATGGCAGACAAAAGAACCAAAAAGAGAAACTTCTCAGAGTCGGAGATCGAGACGCTGGTTGGTGAGGTGGAGTCCAGGAAAAACGTTTTGTTCGGGAGTCATGGCACTGgggtgacaaataaaaaaaagtgcagcgAGTGGCAACAGGTTGCTGCAGCAGTTAATACGGTGAGTGGGACGGAGAGGACGGTGCCAGAGCTAAAAAAGAAGTGGTCCGATTTAAAGGTAGAGGCTAAAAGGAGGATCGCTACCCACCGCCAGAGCGTGACTGCAACAGGAGGGGGTACGGGCACCCCCGAGCTCACACCGCTGGAGGACAGAATGGCCTCAATCCTCGGGGTTGCCAGTGTCTGTGGCATAGTGtcggagagggagggagacacaGACATGGCACAGGCTACGGATGAACCAG AATTGGAGGTTCCCGGTGGGGAGGCTCCCGGCGGGGAGGCTGCCGGCGTGGAGGCCCGAGGTGCGAGGCCTGTGCGCACAGACCATGCCGGCACAAGTGAGCCCCGCGCACATGGCGCGTCTGGCCGCGTGCTCACCGACGCTGTTCTGCAGTCACAGAGACACAATTAG
- the LOC117830461 gene encoding G-protein coupled receptor 4-like: MEAEFNDTTYNTDYYDDRDFTGFQHYIKEYMDMHYIFYVVTCIIISIGLLLMLVTIYALLSLVRQGQVAPIYVINLLISDIIQLCCLIARVSEHDTYMAYAVYYWVLFSSVGFMVCISLERYLVIVHPLWYRFKRTIKISVAVCAVVWAFPPVCLLIMFSWATYMVEFMVFSIILIIPFPLFIFFLVRTLRALSSSVSVHSDEKRRIVGTLVVVLLIYTLLFLPIIIRFLLQATGFYSFKLDFASDAFVSLSPLADLLLYIFIRKQTMGNCLASVCCCIKESNDPTASAVTVDDI; this comes from the exons ATGGAAGCAGAATTCAATGACACCACCTACAACACAGACTACTACGATGACAGAGACTTCACAGGATTTCAGCATTACATTAAGGAGTACATGGATATGCATTACATATTCTATGTTGTGACATGCATAATCATCAGTATCGGCCTTCTTTTGATGCTCGTGACCATCTATGCTCTTCTGTCTCTG GTACGCCAGGGTCAAGTTGCTCCGATATACGTCATCAACCTTCTCATTTCAGACATCATTCAGCTGTGCTGCCTGATCGCACGTGTGTCAGAGCATGACACCTACATGGCTTATGCTGTCTACTACTGGGTTCTGTTTTCGAGTGTTGGCTTCATGGTGTGCATCTCACTGGAAAG GTACCTGGTCATCGTCCACCCACTGTGGTACCGATTCAAACGAACCATCAAGATCTCTGTGGCGGTCTGTGCCGTGGTCTGGGCCTTCCCTCCTGTTTGTTTACTTATTATGTTTTCCTGGGCTACTTATATGGTTGAATTCATGGTATTCTCAATTATCCTCATCATCCCCTTCCCACTGTTCATCTTCTTCCTGGTCAGGACCCTCAGAGCCCTCTCTTCTTCCGTCTCGGTCCACTCTGATGAGAAACGACGAATAGTTGGAACTTTGGTGGTGGTGCTGCTCATTTACACGCTGCTGTTCCTGCCCATCATCATTAGGTTCCTGTTACAGGCGACTGGCTTTTACTCTTTTAAGCTTGACTTTGCGTCCGATGCGTTTGTTAGTCTGAGTCCTCTGGCAGACTTGCTTCTGTATATCTTCATCAGAAAGCAGACCATGGGCAACTGTCTGGCCTCTGTGTGTTGTTGCATAAAGGAGAGCAATGATCCCACGGCATCAGCAGTGACTGTTGACGACATTTAG